The following DNA comes from Allobranchiibius huperziae.
GCCTTCGTCTGCACGAGCGCGTGGCACAGGTCCGGCACCAGCAGATGCGGCATCACCGAGCTGTACCAGGAGCCGGGACCGAGGATCACCCAGTCCGCGTGCTCCACCGCCTCGACGGCCGGCACGCAGGGCGCGGGCGGGTCGGGGTGCAGTCGCACGCTCAACACCCGGCCACGGGCCGTCGCCACCTCGACCTGCCCGACGACGTCGACGACCTCGTCCGGGCGGTCCGGATCGGCGCCGAGCACACTGGCCTCGATGCGCAGCGGCTCCGCGGCCATCGGAAGCACCCGACCCCGAGCGCCGAGCAGCCGCCCGACCAGGTCCAGGCCCGCGACCGGGTCGCCGAGGAGATCCCACAGCGACGCGATGATCAGGTTGCCGAGCGCGTGACCGCCGAGCGGGCCGTCGCCGGCGAACCGGTGCTGCAGTGCGTCGCGCCACTGCAGTCCCCACTCGGAGGTGTCACAGAGCGCAGCGAGCGCCATCCGCAGGTCGCCGGGCGGCAGGATGTCGAACTCGTCGCGCAACCGCCCGCTCGACCCCCCGTCGTCGGCGACGGTGACGATCGCGGTGATCTTGTCGGTCACCAGCTGCAGGGCCTGCAGCGACGCGGCCAGTCCGTGACCGCCGCCGAGAGCGGCGACGGCCGGCCGGGCGAACGCGGCGGGCGTGGTCACCCGCGGAGCACTCACTCTCGTCCCAGGTCGCGGTGGACGGTCACGGCGTGGGTGCGACCGGTGCCCAGACGTTCGGCGAGCGCCTCGGTGATCGCGACGGACCGGTGCTTGCCGCCGGTGCACCCGACGGCCAGGGTGGCGTAGCTGCGCCCCTCCCGGCGGTAGCCGGCGAAGACCGGCTCCAGCATGGCCAGTGCGCGTTCGAGGAACTCCTCGGCCCCGGACTGCGCGAGCACGAAGTCCGACACCACCTTGTCCTGGCCGGTGAACGGGCGCAGGTCGGGATTCCAGAAGGGGTTGGGCAGGAAGCGCATGTCGAAGACGATGTCGGCATCCAGCGGGATGCCGTACTTGAAGCCGAACGACATCACCGCCACCCGCAGGTCGGGAGAGTTGTCGTCGCCGAGCATCTCGCGCACCTTGGTGCTGAGCTGGTGCACGTTCAGGCCGCTGGTGTCGATCAGGACGTCGGCCGCGGCGCGCAGGTCGCGCAGGGCGACCCGCTCCGCCACGATGCCGTCGAGCAGCCGGCCCTCCCCCTGTAACGGGTGCGGGCGGCGTACGGACTCGAACCGGCGCACCAGGGCCTCGTCGGTCGCATCCATGAAGACCACGATCGGCCGGTAGTTGCCGGCCCGCAGCCGCTCGAGCCCCTCGGTGAACTCGGCGAAGAAGGTGCGGGACCGGATGTCGACCACGGCGCAGAGCCGTCGCCCGTTCGAGTCCTCGTCGCCGTTGTCGTCGCCGCCGTGGTCCAGCAGGCTCGCCATCGAGACGAGCAGCTGCGGCGGCAGGTTGTCGATGACGTACCAGCCGCGGTCCTCGAGCACGTTGGCCGCGGTGCTGCGACCGGCACCGGACATGCCGGTGATGATCACCAGTTGGGACGCTGCGGAACTGAGCGGGTCGGCCTGGTCACTCATCGGGGCTCCTTGCTGGTCGCGGGCCCCATCAGTCGAGGACCTCACCGGTGGAGAGGTTGACGGCCGGGGTGGTGTCGACATCCTCGCGCAGTCGGTCATGGATCGTCGCCGCCAGGGCCGGGCCGATGCCGGGGACGGTGGCGAGCTCCTCCGGCGGGGCGGCACGCATCTTCTTGACCGAACCGAACTGCTTCAGCAGCGCCTTGCGCCGGGCATCGCCGAGACCCGGGATGCCGTCCAACGCGGAGGTGGTCATCGCCTTGGACCGACGCTGACGGTGGAAGGTGATCGCGAAGCGGTGCGCCTCGTCCCGGACCCGCTGCAGCAGGTAGAGACCCTCGCTCGTACGCGGCAGGATCACCGGGAAGTCGTCATCGGCGACCCACACCTCCTCCAGACGCTTGGCCAGGCCGACGACCTCCACGTCGTCGATACCGAGAGCCTCCAAGGCGTGCGCCGCGGCGTTGACCTGGGGCTTGCCTCCGTCGACGACGACCAGCTGCGGCGGGTAGGCGAACCGCTTGGGCTTGCCGGTGGTCTCGTCGATCGGCCCGGACACCGGCGGTGTCCGCGCACCCGGCCCGGTCCCCGCGATCTCCTCGACGTCGGGACTGTCACCGAGATCCAGCTCCACGTCGTTCGCGCCGTCGCGGTCGGCCAGGTAGCGCCGGAACCGGCGGGTCAGCACCTCGTCCATCGCGGCCGTGTCGTCCAGTCGCACGGTGCCGTCCGGTGCCGGCGTGCCGCGCACGATGAAGCGGCGGTACTCCGCCTTGCGTGGCAGACCGTCCTCGAAGACGACCATCGACGCCACCACGTTGGTGCCCTGGATGTGGCTGACGTCGAAGCACTCGATCCGCAGTGGCGCCTGACCCAAGTCGAGGGCCTCCTGCAGGTCCTGCAACGCCTGGCTGCGCGCGGTCAGGTCGCCGGCACGGGCGACCTTGTGCCGGGCCAGGGACTGGGTCGCGTTGCGCTGCACCGTCTCCATCAGGGTGCGCTTGTCGCCGCGCTGCGGCACCCGCAGGTCGACGTTCGAGCCGCGCAGACCCTGCAACCACTGCGCCATCGGCTCGGGGTCGGGCGGCAGCACGGGCACCAGCACCTCGCGGGGCACCCCGTCGCCGGACTCCCCGCCGT
Coding sequences within:
- the uvrC gene encoding excinuclease ABC subunit UvrC, yielding MADPSSYRPKPGEIPVDPGVYRFRDKDGRVIYVGKAKSLRSRLSSYFQDIAALHPRTRTMVTTGASVEWTVVRNEVEALQLEYSWIKEYDPRFNVKYRDDKSYPYLAVTMGETYPRAQVMRGAKRKGTRYFGPYAHAWAIRETLDQLLRVFPVRTCSSGVFKRAGQVGRPCLLGYIDKCSAPCVGRVTEDEHREIAADFCDFMAGNTARFQKRLAQEMRDASADLDFETAARRRDDLGALEKALERSAVVLGDATDADVFGVSDDELEAAVQVFHVRGGRIRGQRGWVVDKQSEGDLGLAEVIERLLGQVYGGESGDGVPREVLVPVLPPDPEPMAQWLQGLRGSNVDLRVPQRGDKRTLMETVQRNATQSLARHKVARAGDLTARSQALQDLQEALDLGQAPLRIECFDVSHIQGTNVVASMVVFEDGLPRKAEYRRFIVRGTPAPDGTVRLDDTAAMDEVLTRRFRRYLADRDGANDVELDLGDSPDVEEIAGTGPGARTPPVSGPIDETTGKPKRFAYPPQLVVVDGGKPQVNAAAHALEALGIDDVEVVGLAKRLEEVWVADDDFPVILPRTSEGLYLLQRVRDEAHRFAITFHRQRRSKAMTTSALDGIPGLGDARRKALLKQFGSVKKMRAAPPEELATVPGIGPALAATIHDRLREDVDTTPAVNLSTGEVLD
- a CDS encoding uridine diphosphate-N-acetylglucosamine-binding protein YvcK; protein product: MTTPAAFARPAVAALGGGHGLAASLQALQLVTDKITAIVTVADDGGSSGRLRDEFDILPPGDLRMALAALCDTSEWGLQWRDALQHRFAGDGPLGGHALGNLIIASLWDLLGDPVAGLDLVGRLLGARGRVLPMAAEPLRIEASVLGADPDRPDEVVDVVGQVEVATARGRVLSVRLHPDPPAPCVPAVEAVEHADWVILGPGSWYSSVMPHLLVPDLCHALVQTKARKMLTLNMMRHDGETEGFAAADYLEVLTAHAPDLHLDVVLADVSVDGEEADLLTEAAGRLGARVVRAPVADTDTPGTHDPLRLAAAYRDVLDD
- the rapZ gene encoding RNase adapter RapZ, producing the protein MSDQADPLSSAASQLVIITGMSGAGRSTAANVLEDRGWYVIDNLPPQLLVSMASLLDHGGDDNGDEDSNGRRLCAVVDIRSRTFFAEFTEGLERLRAGNYRPIVVFMDATDEALVRRFESVRRPHPLQGEGRLLDGIVAERVALRDLRAAADVLIDTSGLNVHQLSTKVREMLGDDNSPDLRVAVMSFGFKYGIPLDADIVFDMRFLPNPFWNPDLRPFTGQDKVVSDFVLAQSGAEEFLERALAMLEPVFAGYRREGRSYATLAVGCTGGKHRSVAITEALAERLGTGRTHAVTVHRDLGRE